From a single Anas acuta chromosome 16, bAnaAcu1.1, whole genome shotgun sequence genomic region:
- the LOC137865497 gene encoding protein-glutamine gamma-glutamyltransferase E-like isoform X1, whose protein sequence is MGQAATQPSTNWHLKENTRDHHTSKFSSKELIVRRGQAFVVTFSGIEQPEQNLTFIAETGPKPSKQAKTQATFGISSTVSKENWSAVLQSTSSNSASIAISSPANAVIGRYKLSVQSTSSGSSSPATLGTFVLLFNPWSSGDDVFMSNKAECEEYVLEEFGIIFSGNTHHINSFGWNFGQFQGDILNICLSMLDRSLNYRQDPATDVSHRNDPKYLGRVLSAMVNGNDDQGVVLGNWSGNYEGGKSPSSWTGSGEILQNWKKSGFKPVRYGQCWVFAAVLTTVLRCLGIPTRTITNFSSAHDADGNLRVDEFYDASGNHLERGADSVWNFHVWNESWFSRSDLGPSYSGWQILDATPQEESGGIYQCGPASRNAIKEGDVELDYDCPFVFAEVNADRMYWNYDPATGKKTLIFSKTTTIGQFISTKAVGRDDRVDVTSDYKYEEGSRKERDIFKKARKKLGLEDKFDPTAPTPKEIEQKPDISGKFKVAGPLEVGKDLNLILVLANLQSDVKSVHVNMTAWSTVYTRRPVREIWKDSISVTLSPGEEKHFPVKISYAEYQQQLTTDNTIQITALCHVEGGIQVLVQRDITLDNPAIDIQVLGEAKVNKEVDVEVVFTNPINAEVMDCVLQVEGNDLLRGILEIDVPPLKAGEKSSTKFKLTPVETGSKHLLVNFSCDKFSDIKAFKTVNVID, encoded by the exons G gTCCAAAACCCTCAAAGCAGGCTAAGACCCAGGCCACATTTGGTATTTCCAGCACAGTGAGTAAGGAGAATTGGAGTGCAGTTCTGCAGTCCACCAGTTCCAACTCTGCAAGCATCGCCATTTCCAGCCCAGCTAATGCTGTCATCGGACGTTACAAGCTGAGTGTTCAAAGTACTTCAAGTGGCAGCTCATCTCCAGCAACCCTTGGcacttttgttttgctctttaatCCTTGGTCTTCAG gTGATGATGTGTTCATGTCTAACAAGGCTGAGTGTGAGGAATATGTGCTGGAAGAGTTTGGCATCATTTTTTCTGGCAATACACATCATATCAACAGCTTTGGATGGAACTTTGGCCAG TTTCAAGGAGATATTCTCAATATTTGCCTTTCCATGCTGGATCGAAGCTTAAACTACCGTCAGGATCCTGCCACAGATGTATCTCACCGAAATGATCCCAAATATCTGGGCCGAGTTCTCAGCGCAATG GTCAATGGCAATGATGATCAAGGAGTGGTACTAGGAAACTGGAGTGGAAATTATGAAGGTGGGAAAAGTCCAAGCAGCTGGACTGGAAGTGGTGAAATCCTGCAAAACTGGAAGAAATCAGGATTCAAGCCTGTTAGATATGGACAATGTTGGGTTTTTGCAGCAGTACTGACCACAG TGCTTAGATGTCTGGGGATTCCCACTCGAACAATTACAAATTTCAGCTCTGCCCATGATGCAGATGGGAACCTGCGTGTGGATGAGTTTTATGATGCTTCTGGAAATCATTTGGAGAGAGGAGCTGACAGTGTCTG GAATTTCCATGTCTGGAATGAAAGCTGGTTTTCCCGCAGTGACTTGGGCCCCTCATACAGCGGATGGCAAATTCTGGATGCAACTCCCCAAGAAGAAAGTGGAG GAATTTATCAGTGTGGTCCTGCCTCACGGAATGCCATCAAAGAAGGAGACGTAGAATTGGACTACGATTGCCCATTTGTATTTGCAGAAGTGAATGCAGACCGTATGTACTGGAATTATGACCCTgcaactggaaagaaaacattaatattcTCTAAGACTACAACAATTGGCCAGTTCATCAGCACAAAGGCAGTTGGTAGAGATGATCGTGTAGATGTCACCAGTGATTATAAATATGAGGAAg GCtctagaaaagaaagagatatttttaaaaaagcccGTAAGAAGCTGGGACTTGAAGATAAATTTGATCCTACAGCACCAACACCAAAGGAAATTGAACAAAAGCCTGATATCTCAGGGAAGTTCAAAGTGGCTGGTCCTTTAGAAGTTGGCAAAGATCTCAATCTGATTCTGGTTCTTGCAAATTTACAGTCTGATGTTAAGTCTGTTCATGTAAATATGACCGCTTGGAGCACTGTGTACACTAGAAGACCAGTTCGTGAGATCTGGAAAGACTCCATATCTGTTACTCTGTCTCCTGGAGAAG agaaacatTTTCCCGTTAAGATATCTTATGCTGAATATCAACAGCAGTTAACTACAGACAACACAATTCAAATAACAGCTTTATGTCATGTAGAAGGTGGAATTCAAGTACTAGTGCAAAGAGACATTACTCTGGACAATCCTGCTATCGACATACAG GTACTTGGTGAAGCAAAAGTGAATAAAGAAGTTGATGTAGAAGTGGTATTTACCAATCCTATTAATGCAGAAGTGATGGACTGTGTGCTTCAGGTAGAAGGCAATGACCTGCTGAGAGGAATCCTTGAGATAGA TGTACCGCCATTGAAAGCTGGTGAGAAGTCCAGTACAAAGTTTAAACTTACTCCTGTCGAGACGGGTTCCAAGCATCTACTTGTTAATTTCTCCTGTGATAAATTTTCAGATATCAAGGCCTTTAAGACTGTAAATGTGATTGACTAA
- the LOC137865497 gene encoding protein-glutamine gamma-glutamyltransferase E-like isoform X2: MDAATQPSTNWHLKENTRDHHTSKFSSKELIVRRGQAFVVTFSGIEQPEQNLTFIAETGPKPSKQAKTQATFGISSTVSKENWSAVLQSTSSNSASIAISSPANAVIGRYKLSVQSTSSGSSSPATLGTFVLLFNPWSSGDDVFMSNKAECEEYVLEEFGIIFSGNTHHINSFGWNFGQFQGDILNICLSMLDRSLNYRQDPATDVSHRNDPKYLGRVLSAMVNGNDDQGVVLGNWSGNYEGGKSPSSWTGSGEILQNWKKSGFKPVRYGQCWVFAAVLTTVLRCLGIPTRTITNFSSAHDADGNLRVDEFYDASGNHLERGADSVWNFHVWNESWFSRSDLGPSYSGWQILDATPQEESGGIYQCGPASRNAIKEGDVELDYDCPFVFAEVNADRMYWNYDPATGKKTLIFSKTTTIGQFISTKAVGRDDRVDVTSDYKYEEGSRKERDIFKKARKKLGLEDKFDPTAPTPKEIEQKPDISGKFKVAGPLEVGKDLNLILVLANLQSDVKSVHVNMTAWSTVYTRRPVREIWKDSISVTLSPGEEKHFPVKISYAEYQQQLTTDNTIQITALCHVEGGIQVLVQRDITLDNPAIDIQVLGEAKVNKEVDVEVVFTNPINAEVMDCVLQVEGNDLLRGILEIDVPPLKAGEKSSTKFKLTPVETGSKHLLVNFSCDKFSDIKAFKTVNVID, translated from the exons G gTCCAAAACCCTCAAAGCAGGCTAAGACCCAGGCCACATTTGGTATTTCCAGCACAGTGAGTAAGGAGAATTGGAGTGCAGTTCTGCAGTCCACCAGTTCCAACTCTGCAAGCATCGCCATTTCCAGCCCAGCTAATGCTGTCATCGGACGTTACAAGCTGAGTGTTCAAAGTACTTCAAGTGGCAGCTCATCTCCAGCAACCCTTGGcacttttgttttgctctttaatCCTTGGTCTTCAG gTGATGATGTGTTCATGTCTAACAAGGCTGAGTGTGAGGAATATGTGCTGGAAGAGTTTGGCATCATTTTTTCTGGCAATACACATCATATCAACAGCTTTGGATGGAACTTTGGCCAG TTTCAAGGAGATATTCTCAATATTTGCCTTTCCATGCTGGATCGAAGCTTAAACTACCGTCAGGATCCTGCCACAGATGTATCTCACCGAAATGATCCCAAATATCTGGGCCGAGTTCTCAGCGCAATG GTCAATGGCAATGATGATCAAGGAGTGGTACTAGGAAACTGGAGTGGAAATTATGAAGGTGGGAAAAGTCCAAGCAGCTGGACTGGAAGTGGTGAAATCCTGCAAAACTGGAAGAAATCAGGATTCAAGCCTGTTAGATATGGACAATGTTGGGTTTTTGCAGCAGTACTGACCACAG TGCTTAGATGTCTGGGGATTCCCACTCGAACAATTACAAATTTCAGCTCTGCCCATGATGCAGATGGGAACCTGCGTGTGGATGAGTTTTATGATGCTTCTGGAAATCATTTGGAGAGAGGAGCTGACAGTGTCTG GAATTTCCATGTCTGGAATGAAAGCTGGTTTTCCCGCAGTGACTTGGGCCCCTCATACAGCGGATGGCAAATTCTGGATGCAACTCCCCAAGAAGAAAGTGGAG GAATTTATCAGTGTGGTCCTGCCTCACGGAATGCCATCAAAGAAGGAGACGTAGAATTGGACTACGATTGCCCATTTGTATTTGCAGAAGTGAATGCAGACCGTATGTACTGGAATTATGACCCTgcaactggaaagaaaacattaatattcTCTAAGACTACAACAATTGGCCAGTTCATCAGCACAAAGGCAGTTGGTAGAGATGATCGTGTAGATGTCACCAGTGATTATAAATATGAGGAAg GCtctagaaaagaaagagatatttttaaaaaagcccGTAAGAAGCTGGGACTTGAAGATAAATTTGATCCTACAGCACCAACACCAAAGGAAATTGAACAAAAGCCTGATATCTCAGGGAAGTTCAAAGTGGCTGGTCCTTTAGAAGTTGGCAAAGATCTCAATCTGATTCTGGTTCTTGCAAATTTACAGTCTGATGTTAAGTCTGTTCATGTAAATATGACCGCTTGGAGCACTGTGTACACTAGAAGACCAGTTCGTGAGATCTGGAAAGACTCCATATCTGTTACTCTGTCTCCTGGAGAAG agaaacatTTTCCCGTTAAGATATCTTATGCTGAATATCAACAGCAGTTAACTACAGACAACACAATTCAAATAACAGCTTTATGTCATGTAGAAGGTGGAATTCAAGTACTAGTGCAAAGAGACATTACTCTGGACAATCCTGCTATCGACATACAG GTACTTGGTGAAGCAAAAGTGAATAAAGAAGTTGATGTAGAAGTGGTATTTACCAATCCTATTAATGCAGAAGTGATGGACTGTGTGCTTCAGGTAGAAGGCAATGACCTGCTGAGAGGAATCCTTGAGATAGA TGTACCGCCATTGAAAGCTGGTGAGAAGTCCAGTACAAAGTTTAAACTTACTCCTGTCGAGACGGGTTCCAAGCATCTACTTGTTAATTTCTCCTGTGATAAATTTTCAGATATCAAGGCCTTTAAGACTGTAAATGTGATTGACTAA